The following proteins come from a genomic window of Nostoc sp. ATCC 53789:
- a CDS encoding XisI protein → MAKLEEYRKYIKILLEQHASTVWDNRIQAQTIFDTEHDHYQLVYVGWREQDRIYGPVLHLDIIDDKIWIQQDGTEVGIANELVELGVPKEDIVLGFQLPSVRKYTDFAVS, encoded by the coding sequence ATGGCAAAGCTAGAGGAATATCGAAAATATATTAAGATTTTGCTGGAACAACACGCTAGTACTGTTTGGGATAATCGTATTCAAGCACAAACAATTTTTGATACAGAACACGATCATTATCAATTAGTTTATGTAGGTTGGCGTGAGCAAGACCGCATATATGGGCCTGTTCTCCATCTAGATATTATTGACGATAAAATCTGGATTCAGCAAGATGGAACAGAGGTAGGAATTGCTAATGAATTAGTTGAATTAGGTGTCCCAAAAGAAGATATTGTTTTAGGTTTTCAGTTACCATCTGTGCGGAAATATACAGATTTCGCTGTTAGTTAA
- a CDS encoding ABC transporter permease subunit (The N-terminal region of this protein, as described by TIGR01726, is a three transmembrane segment that identifies a subfamily of ABC transporter permease subunits, which specificities that include histidine, arginine, glutamine, glutamate, L-cystine (sic), the opines (in Agrobacterium) octopine and nopaline, etc.), translated as MTNHIWRDVRFWRIALQLVAVFLAAVVVVILWGNLQRNLRQLGIPFGFDFLKQQASFDIGETLISYKPTDTYSHALWVGLINSLRVAVAGIFLTTIVGVSAGIARLSDNWLVRNITMVYVEIFRNTPLLLQLLFWYFVVFLSFPKTENKISLWGFIGVSQNGLQLPWFTLSPEFSALLLGLIFYTGAFIAEIVRGGIQSVPKGQWEAARSLGLKPGLVMRLVVFPQALRVIIPPLTSQYLNLTKNTSLAIAIGYPDIYFVASTTFNQTGKAVEVILLIMLTYLTLSLTISVVMNLFNRSVQIKER; from the coding sequence ATGACAAATCATATATGGCGTGATGTCCGTTTTTGGAGGATTGCTTTGCAATTAGTTGCCGTATTTTTAGCAGCAGTTGTAGTAGTAATACTGTGGGGCAATCTCCAGCGCAATTTGCGGCAATTGGGTATTCCGTTTGGATTTGATTTTCTCAAGCAACAAGCGTCTTTTGATATTGGCGAGACGCTGATTAGCTATAAACCCACTGACACCTACAGTCATGCTTTGTGGGTAGGGTTAATTAACTCCTTGCGGGTGGCAGTTGCAGGGATTTTTCTGACAACCATTGTTGGGGTAAGTGCTGGTATTGCCCGACTTTCTGACAACTGGTTAGTGCGGAATATCACGATGGTTTATGTAGAGATTTTCCGCAATACGCCCTTATTGCTGCAATTGCTGTTTTGGTACTTTGTTGTTTTTCTCAGTTTTCCCAAAACAGAAAATAAGATATCCCTTTGGGGCTTTATTGGCGTTAGTCAAAATGGCTTACAACTCCCTTGGTTTACGTTATCACCAGAGTTTTCAGCTTTGCTGTTGGGATTAATTTTTTACACAGGTGCGTTTATTGCCGAAATTGTCCGAGGTGGAATTCAATCAGTACCAAAGGGACAATGGGAAGCAGCGCGATCGCTAGGATTAAAACCAGGGTTAGTTATGCGGCTGGTGGTTTTTCCCCAAGCCTTGCGGGTAATCATTCCACCGTTGACGAGTCAATATCTGAATTTGACAAAAAATACCAGTTTAGCGATCGCGATCGGCTACCCCGATATTTATTTTGTCGCCTCCACCACCTTTAACCAAACGGGTAAAGCCGTAGAAGTGATATTACTGATTATGCTCACCTATCTCACCCTGAGTTTAACCATCTCTGTAGTTATGAATTTATTCAATCGCAGCGTGCAAATAAAAGAGAGATAA
- a CDS encoding anti-sigma factor antagonist (This anti-anti-sigma factor, or anti-sigma factor antagonist, belongs to a family that includes characterized members SpoIIAA, RsbV, RsfA, and RsfB.) yields the protein MATKVQSFMTSQPTEVDFPVNSLNDTAIMQVPARLSVLEALDFKQTCQSLIQPNSHPKQIIIDFHQTTFMDSSGLGALVSNFKYAQTKGITLTLRNVTPQVMAVLKLTGLDQVFPLESVDDGLLIEPEDLVEHRKTTSRKVEPLPTTHPSVASWMKRFLDIVGSVVGLLITGVLFIPIAIAIQINDPGPIFFSQTRCGWMGKRFEIWKFRSMCVDAEARKSQVKNQVQGAFFKNENDPRITKVGRFLRRTSLDELPQFWNVLKGEMSLVGTRPPTPDEVERYEVPEWQRLDVKPGMTGEWQVNGRSTVRSFEDVIRLDLQYQKNWSLVYDLKLIFKTITILFNRNSGAV from the coding sequence ATGGCAACGAAAGTGCAGAGCTTCATGACTAGCCAACCGACAGAGGTCGATTTTCCAGTTAATTCCCTAAACGACACGGCTATAATGCAGGTGCCCGCGCGGTTGAGCGTGCTGGAGGCTTTAGACTTTAAGCAAACCTGCCAAAGCTTAATTCAGCCCAATTCACATCCTAAACAGATCATCATTGACTTTCACCAAACTACTTTTATGGATAGTAGTGGTTTAGGTGCCCTGGTCAGTAATTTTAAATACGCCCAGACTAAAGGAATTACATTAACACTGCGGAATGTAACACCTCAAGTCATGGCAGTCTTAAAACTCACGGGATTGGATCAGGTTTTTCCCTTAGAGTCGGTTGACGATGGATTACTAATAGAACCAGAAGACTTAGTTGAGCATCGGAAGACAACTTCTCGTAAAGTAGAGCCGTTACCCACTACTCATCCTTCTGTAGCATCTTGGATGAAACGGTTCTTAGATATTGTCGGGTCTGTGGTTGGTTTATTAATTACAGGAGTTTTGTTTATTCCGATTGCGATCGCTATTCAAATTAACGATCCTGGCCCCATTTTCTTTAGTCAAACCCGTTGTGGTTGGATGGGAAAGCGGTTTGAGATTTGGAAATTCCGTTCCATGTGTGTGGATGCAGAAGCAAGGAAATCCCAAGTAAAAAACCAAGTGCAAGGTGCATTTTTCAAGAATGAAAATGATCCCAGAATTACCAAGGTAGGGCGCTTTTTACGGCGAACTAGTCTTGATGAATTACCTCAATTTTGGAACGTCCTCAAAGGAGAAATGAGTTTAGTAGGTACTCGACCACCCACACCCGATGAAGTGGAACGTTATGAAGTACCAGAGTGGCAACGTTTAGATGTTAAGCCTGGTATGACTGGTGAATGGCAAGTCAATGGGCGGTCTACAGTCCGTAGTTTTGAAGATGTAATTCGCCTAGATTTGCAGTATCAAAAAAATTGGAGTTTGGTGTACGATTTAAAGCTAATTTTCAAAACTATAACTATTCTATTTAATAGAAACAGTGGTGCTGTTTAG
- a CDS encoding amino acid ABC transporter substrate-binding protein, translated as MRKSALILAIAPLVFAIAACSGDSQTANTPSTPGSNAAAPENQNRWNNIKRRGQIICGVSGEVPGFSFVGTDGKYSGIDVDVCRAIAAALFDNPDAVEFRNLNSKERFTALQTGEVDVLSRNTTWTLSRDTSVGLEFAPVVFYDGQAIMVRKSSNIKSLADLKDKAICVQTGTTTEQNLADQMRKRGITYKPVVFEDVNVTFATYAEGRCDGITADRSALVSRGTILPKPEDNVILNEVISSEPLAPAVAKGDIRWGDAVKWVVYSLVKAEELGITSQNVGQFASSTDPDIKRFLGTEGNLGEGLGLTNDFAARIIKHVGNYAEVYDRNLGPKTKLNLARGQNQLWSKGGLLYSPPFR; from the coding sequence ATGCGTAAATCAGCTTTAATTTTAGCGATCGCACCTCTAGTCTTTGCGATCGCTGCTTGTAGTGGAGATTCACAAACAGCAAATACACCCAGCACTCCAGGCAGTAATGCAGCTGCACCAGAAAATCAAAATCGCTGGAATAACATTAAAAGACGTGGCCAGATAATTTGCGGTGTCAGTGGCGAAGTGCCAGGGTTTAGCTTTGTGGGGACTGATGGTAAGTATAGCGGCATTGATGTCGATGTCTGTCGCGCGATCGCCGCAGCTTTATTTGACAATCCAGATGCAGTAGAATTCCGCAATCTCAATTCCAAAGAACGGTTTACAGCTTTGCAAACTGGTGAAGTAGATGTTCTCAGCCGCAATACTACCTGGACTCTTAGCCGTGATACCTCCGTAGGTCTAGAATTTGCACCCGTGGTCTTTTACGACGGACAAGCCATAATGGTTCGCAAAAGTAGCAATATTAAGTCCCTAGCAGACCTGAAGGATAAAGCAATCTGCGTTCAAACTGGCACTACTACCGAACAGAACTTAGCAGACCAAATGCGGAAAAGAGGCATCACTTACAAACCCGTTGTCTTTGAAGACGTTAACGTTACCTTTGCTACCTATGCTGAAGGTCGTTGCGACGGCATTACGGCTGACCGTTCAGCATTAGTTTCGCGGGGGACAATTTTACCAAAACCAGAAGATAACGTGATTCTCAATGAAGTGATATCTTCAGAACCCCTTGCACCAGCAGTCGCCAAAGGAGATATTAGGTGGGGAGATGCTGTTAAGTGGGTGGTTTATTCTCTGGTAAAAGCTGAAGAATTGGGTATTACTTCCCAAAATGTGGGTCAGTTTGCAAGTAGTACCGATCCAGACATTAAGCGCTTTTTAGGAACAGAAGGCAACCTTGGCGAAGGACTCGGCTTAACAAACGACTTTGCAGCCAGAATAATTAAGCACGTCGGTAACTACGCCGAAGTTTACGATCGCAATCTCGGCCCCAAAACAAAACTCAATCTAGCTCGTGGTCAAAATCAACTCTGGAGCAAAGGCGGGCTGCTTTATTCTCCGCCCTTCCGGTAG
- a CDS encoding DUF3318 domain-containing protein, which yields MTSYATSSAKAEMSELRRLKGLLPPELQSWVTVEGTTEVNPPLVRCEEIGKDQVEIQIDLVKWDALAMDQRNLLFWHEVARVQNDTIPKDGWEMAALAIGLGGAVGELWVQDGLLLVLALSLCGVSGWRLYQKNNGEKQLKELLNADEKAIALATRFGYSLPNAYKSLGSALKTLIDNTPSKRQRSRYEARLSALKRSANKAKAKSKTPDEGGL from the coding sequence ATGACATCCTATGCAACCTCCTCTGCCAAAGCGGAAATGAGTGAACTACGGCGGTTGAAAGGCTTACTACCGCCAGAATTACAGAGCTGGGTCACGGTTGAAGGCACAACTGAAGTCAATCCACCCCTGGTTCGCTGCGAAGAAATTGGTAAAGACCAGGTAGAAATTCAAATTGACCTGGTGAAATGGGATGCCCTCGCAATGGATCAGCGTAATCTGCTGTTCTGGCATGAAGTTGCTCGCGTTCAAAATGACACAATTCCTAAAGATGGTTGGGAAATGGCAGCATTAGCCATCGGTTTAGGTGGTGCTGTCGGCGAATTGTGGGTACAAGATGGATTGCTGCTGGTGTTAGCTTTGTCGCTGTGTGGCGTGTCAGGCTGGCGACTGTACCAAAAGAATAATGGGGAAAAGCAACTAAAAGAATTGCTCAATGCTGATGAGAAAGCGATCGCTTTGGCAACTCGTTTTGGTTATAGCCTACCCAATGCCTACAAGAGTCTCGGTAGCGCTTTAAAAACCCTGATTGACAATACTCCTAGCAAGCGCCAACGGTCAAGATACGAAGCAAGACTTTCTGCCCTCAAACGCAGTGCCAATAAAGCAAAAGCTAAATCCAAAACTCCAGACGAAGGCGGATTGTAA
- a CDS encoding 7-carboxy-7-deazaguanine synthase QueE: MIAKTTVTPTARLVEVFSAIQGEGLNVGTRQIFIRFALCDLRCHFCDSAHTWNAPSTCRIERSPGLRDFEIHSNPVPLPILIEWVEQQNLPCLHDSISLTGGEPLLHAPFLTQFLPQVRDITGLPIYLETGGHRSEQLAMILPYLDSVGMDFKLPSVSGESHWQEHAKFLQLCHDSYLNVFVKIIVSQNTDPAELERSASLVAEVSPDISVFLQPVTPLAVSEQFSPILMLAPTADQVLTWQALMKGFVKHVRVIPQTHKMLNQL, translated from the coding sequence ATGATTGCTAAAACTACGGTTACACCTACCGCACGCCTAGTTGAGGTCTTTTCTGCCATTCAAGGGGAAGGACTGAATGTAGGGACACGTCAAATATTTATTCGTTTTGCATTGTGCGATTTGCGCTGCCACTTTTGTGATAGTGCCCACACTTGGAATGCACCTTCTACTTGTCGGATAGAGCGATCGCCTGGATTGCGCGACTTTGAAATCCACTCTAACCCTGTTCCATTACCCATATTAATCGAATGGGTGGAACAGCAAAATCTACCTTGTCTACACGATAGCATTAGCTTAACTGGGGGAGAACCACTTCTTCATGCCCCATTTCTAACGCAGTTTCTACCCCAAGTGCGAGACATAACTGGTCTACCCATATACTTAGAAACTGGCGGGCATCGCTCAGAACAACTAGCGATGATTCTTCCCTATCTAGACTCTGTGGGTATGGATTTCAAATTGCCTAGTGTTAGCGGCGAAAGCCATTGGCAAGAACATGCTAAATTTCTCCAATTATGTCATGACTCATATTTAAATGTTTTTGTCAAGATAATTGTGTCTCAAAACACAGATCCAGCCGAGTTGGAACGTTCAGCTTCGTTAGTGGCAGAGGTTAGTCCAGATATCTCAGTGTTTTTACAACCTGTTACGCCTTTAGCAGTATCTGAACAATTCTCCCCAATACTTATGCTTGCGCCTACTGCCGATCAAGTTTTAACCTGGCAAGCTTTGATGAAGGGGTTTGTCAAGCACGTGCGTGTGATCCCTCAGACGCATAAAATGCTGAACCAACTGTAA
- a CDS encoding element excision factor XisH family protein — protein MSAKDAFHTVVKTALEKEGWLITHDPYALQAGTLELYVDLGAEKVIAAEKQGQKIAVEIKSFLSPSKITELYAALGQFIIYRIALQKQEANRTLYLAVPSTVYNEFFILPFIQSVIQTNQLCLLIYNIEQEAIAQWQS, from the coding sequence GTGTCTGCTAAAGATGCTTTTCATACAGTTGTCAAAACAGCACTTGAGAAAGAAGGGTGGTTAATCACTCATGATCCTTATGCTCTCCAGGCGGGAACACTTGAGCTATATGTTGATTTAGGAGCAGAAAAAGTTATTGCAGCCGAAAAACAAGGACAAAAAATAGCTGTTGAAATTAAAAGTTTTCTAAGTCCATCAAAAATAACAGAACTTTATGCTGCATTAGGGCAATTTATCATTTACCGAATTGCTTTACAAAAACAAGAAGCCAATCGGACTTTATATTTAGCAGTTCCTAGTACTGTTTACAATGAGTTTTTTATACTTCCATTTATTCAATCTGTCATTCAAACTAATCAACTCTGTTTACTAATTTATAATATTGAACAGGAGGCGATCGCACAATGGCAAAGCTAG
- a CDS encoding RNA-guided endonuclease TnpB family protein, with protein sequence MLLTQTNRLDLSPAESDILKQLCHLSKNMFNVGLYNVRQYFFQERRYLRYEGNYHHAKGNENYGMLATDIAQQTLKIVDRSFGSFFKLLQMKQRGEYMAQVSMPHYLPKDGHFLLVIPVRERDLTTRLPKKNWLFTVPSSRAFRREHGEVSFEIPEMLRGRTIKEIRIRPKLGARFFDVSYVYESVPEPQVEQTGAMLGIDFGLENLATCVSSTDKSFIIDGRRLKSLNHWYNKENARLQSEKDRHCSKGLTHRQAALLDNRNHRVNDYLNKAARYIVNWCRDNRISKIVVGYNPDLKQRVNLGKRNNQNFTQIPIYTLNRKLQSLCERYGIAVAQQEESYTSIASFLDGDTVPVWNADNPAKYMFSGKRIKRGLYRTAHGWLVNADCNGAGNILVKHLKSSLDELRFGLGRSVLAAPLRVKIS encoded by the coding sequence ATGCTTTTGACTCAAACCAATCGGCTCGATTTGAGTCCAGCAGAGTCTGACATCCTGAAACAGCTTTGCCACTTGAGCAAAAATATGTTCAATGTGGGGCTGTATAACGTGCGTCAGTACTTCTTTCAAGAGCGTCGCTATCTGCGCTATGAGGGCAATTACCACCATGCAAAGGGTAATGAAAACTATGGAATGCTTGCAACTGATATTGCCCAGCAAACCCTGAAAATTGTTGACCGTTCGTTCGGTTCGTTCTTCAAGTTGCTTCAGATGAAACAACGGGGAGAATACATGGCTCAGGTCAGTATGCCGCATTACTTGCCCAAAGACGGGCATTTCCTGCTGGTTATTCCAGTCAGAGAGCGTGATTTGACAACGCGACTGCCCAAGAAAAACTGGCTGTTCACCGTGCCTTCGTCTCGCGCCTTTCGACGTGAGCATGGCGAGGTGAGCTTTGAGATTCCAGAGATGCTTAGAGGCAGAACCATTAAAGAGATTCGCATCCGTCCCAAACTGGGTGCGCGATTCTTTGATGTGTCTTATGTCTATGAGTCCGTGCCAGAACCGCAGGTTGAACAGACTGGAGCAATGCTTGGCATTGACTTTGGTTTGGAGAACCTGGCTACTTGTGTCAGTAGCACAGACAAGTCGTTCATCATCGACGGCAGAAGGTTGAAGTCGCTCAACCATTGGTACAACAAGGAGAATGCTCGTTTGCAGTCTGAAAAGGACAGGCATTGCAGCAAAGGTTTGACACATCGCCAAGCTGCGCTCCTTGATAACCGTAACCACAGGGTTAACGACTACCTGAATAAAGCGGCTCGGTACATCGTCAATTGGTGTCGAGACAATCGCATTAGCAAAATTGTTGTGGGTTACAACCCTGACCTCAAGCAAAGGGTCAATTTGGGCAAACGCAACAATCAAAACTTTACGCAAATCCCGATATACACGTTGAATCGCAAGCTGCAAAGCCTCTGTGAGCGTTACGGGATTGCAGTGGCGCAACAGGAGGAATCTTACACAAGCATTGCCTCGTTTCTGGATGGTGACACTGTGCCTGTCTGGAACGCTGACAACCCAGCCAAATATATGTTTAGCGGCAAACGTATCAAGCGCGGCTTGTACCGTACCGCTCATGGATGGTTGGTCAACGCTGATTGCAATGGGGCTGGCAATATTCTGGTCAAGCATCTTAAAAGTAGCCTGGATGAACTTCGGTTCGGACTGGGTAGGAGCGTTTTGGCAGCGCCGTTAAGGGTGAAAATCTCTTAA
- a CDS encoding amino acid ABC transporter permease, translating to MTNDKLTWVRKNLFSTWYNSLLTVVCLVLLFWILRGILTWATTQAQWAVIQVNLRLFLVGRFPQTLYWRTWIVLAIASTLGAVTAGVFFGKQQLTKQFSALFALIIGVLLVALPLDFTSRLWLLLIAALLFVGFWVGGKFTKLLTPWLSLLWLLSFPIILWLLGGGFGLQSVSTNLWNGLLLTLLMAAISIVLSFPFGVLLALGRTSNLPVVRWFSILYIEIVRGVPLIGILFLAQVMLPLFLSADVRLDRVLRAIAGLVLFSAAYMAENVRGGLQSVPRGQIEAAKALGLNTALVVLLIVLPQALRTVIPAIVGQFIGLFKDTSLLSLVGLVELTGIARSILAQPQFIGRYAEVYIFIGFIYWVFCYSMSLASRRLERQLNI from the coding sequence ATGACAAATGACAAATTAACTTGGGTACGTAAAAACCTCTTCAGTACTTGGTACAACAGCTTGTTAACTGTTGTCTGTTTGGTGTTGTTATTTTGGATACTGCGAGGAATTCTAACTTGGGCAACTACTCAAGCACAATGGGCAGTAATTCAGGTTAACTTACGTTTATTTCTAGTTGGCAGGTTTCCGCAAACGCTATATTGGCGAACTTGGATTGTGCTAGCGATCGCTTCAACTTTAGGCGCTGTAACTGCGGGTGTATTCTTTGGTAAGCAACAATTAACAAAGCAATTCTCCGCTTTGTTTGCTTTGATCATCGGCGTTTTGTTAGTTGCTTTACCGTTAGACTTTACATCTCGCCTTTGGTTACTGTTAATTGCAGCTTTACTATTTGTAGGTTTTTGGGTTGGAGGAAAGTTTACTAAGTTACTAACTCCTTGGCTTTCTCTATTATGGTTACTGTCTTTTCCCATTATTCTTTGGCTACTTGGCGGTGGATTTGGATTGCAATCTGTATCTACAAATTTGTGGAACGGTTTGCTACTTACCCTACTTATGGCAGCAATCAGTATTGTGCTTTCCTTTCCCTTTGGGGTTTTATTGGCTTTAGGACGCACAAGCAATTTGCCTGTAGTACGTTGGTTTTCTATCCTCTACATTGAAATCGTCAGAGGAGTACCACTGATTGGGATTTTGTTCCTCGCTCAAGTAATGCTGCCATTGTTTCTATCAGCAGATGTGCGTTTAGATCGGGTATTGCGAGCAATTGCTGGATTGGTTTTATTTAGTGCTGCATACATGGCAGAAAATGTGCGCGGTGGACTCCAGTCAGTTCCTCGCGGTCAAATTGAAGCCGCGAAAGCGCTAGGATTAAACACAGCCTTAGTGGTTTTGTTAATTGTCTTACCTCAAGCCTTACGTACCGTTATTCCTGCGATCGTTGGTCAGTTTATCGGCTTATTTAAAGACACTTCGTTATTATCCTTGGTGGGATTAGTAGAATTAACAGGTATTGCCCGTTCCATATTGGCACAACCACAATTTATTGGTCGATATGCAGAAGTTTACATATTTATTGGATTTATTTACTGGGTATTTTGTTATTCCATGTCGTTAGCTTCTCGGCGGTTAGAGAGACAGTTAAATATTTAG
- a CDS encoding DUF5331 domain-containing protein encodes MAFFHSFTDSIKQKWLQFFQNNRDWITLHMEVESVYTPDGGKRPPSYLILGVLNALEPKLAQLMLPFAKLNPDADTLIEVLDLHFDPDLVLGNRFVGNPEVERFVEEAADVIDEKPEEETLAHSHTNGFASMAVVQEFAMVDSEDESLEISALEETENGFGDISLSNGHALKDESLETSNLEADEFGEIAFDTDATAVMEVKLDDEVLEDIALDENAFKDVLSDVWGDETALQKAEENNDFLGEELPAGVFDESEIARLFPNA; translated from the coding sequence ATGGCATTCTTTCACAGCTTTACGGATTCAATAAAACAAAAGTGGTTGCAATTTTTCCAGAATAATCGAGACTGGATTACCCTGCACATGGAAGTGGAGTCAGTGTACACCCCTGATGGCGGGAAGCGACCACCTTCTTACCTCATCCTGGGAGTTCTTAACGCTCTAGAGCCAAAGCTAGCGCAGTTAATGTTGCCCTTTGCCAAACTTAATCCTGATGCCGATACCCTGATTGAGGTGCTGGATTTGCATTTTGACCCAGATTTAGTTCTCGGTAATCGCTTTGTCGGGAACCCAGAAGTAGAGAGATTCGTAGAAGAAGCAGCCGATGTCATTGACGAAAAGCCTGAAGAAGAAACATTGGCACATTCTCATACAAATGGGTTTGCATCGATGGCAGTAGTTCAAGAGTTCGCAATGGTGGATTCTGAGGATGAAAGCCTGGAAATCAGCGCGTTGGAAGAAACCGAAAATGGCTTTGGCGATATTTCCTTATCCAACGGACACGCTTTAAAAGATGAGTCTCTCGAAACCTCTAATTTAGAAGCAGATGAGTTTGGGGAAATTGCTTTCGATACAGATGCAACAGCTGTAATGGAAGTAAAGCTGGATGATGAAGTGCTTGAAGATATTGCACTAGATGAGAATGCGTTTAAAGACGTGTTATCAGATGTCTGGGGTGATGAAACAGCTTTGCAAAAGGCTGAAGAAAATAACGATTTTTTGGGGGAAGAACTGCCAGCAGGCGTTTTTGATGAATCAGAAATTGCCCGTCTCTTCCCCAACGCTTAA
- a CDS encoding amino acid ABC transporter ATP-binding protein, protein MSDIQKIIVAEDVHKWYGKFHVLQGVSLTVNRGEVVVLMGPSGSGKSTFIRTFNALEEYQKGKIEIDGITLSHDLRNIETIRREVGMVFQQFNLFSHLTVLQNISLAPIWVRRSPKAKAEELAMQLLERVGILEQAQKYPGQLSGGQQQRVAIARALAMQPKIMLFDEPTSALDPEMVREVLDVMRGLARDGMTMVVVTHEVGFAREVADRVILMDSGSLVESATPDAFFSNPKEERIRKFLSQIL, encoded by the coding sequence ATGTCAGATATACAAAAGATAATTGTTGCTGAAGATGTTCACAAGTGGTATGGAAAATTCCACGTTCTTCAGGGTGTAAGCTTGACAGTCAATCGTGGAGAAGTTGTAGTATTGATGGGGCCATCTGGCTCAGGAAAGTCTACCTTTATCCGCACATTTAACGCTTTAGAAGAATACCAAAAAGGAAAAATTGAAATCGACGGTATTACCCTCAGCCATGACTTGCGAAATATTGAAACCATTCGCCGAGAAGTGGGAATGGTATTTCAGCAATTTAATTTATTTTCTCATCTCACAGTGCTGCAAAATATCTCTTTAGCACCAATTTGGGTACGGCGATCGCCAAAGGCAAAAGCTGAAGAATTGGCAATGCAACTCTTAGAAAGAGTGGGAATTTTAGAACAGGCGCAGAAGTATCCCGGACAGCTATCTGGTGGACAACAGCAACGGGTTGCGATCGCTCGTGCTTTAGCCATGCAACCCAAAATCATGCTGTTTGACGAACCCACCTCAGCCTTAGATCCAGAAATGGTACGCGAAGTTTTGGATGTAATGCGAGGTCTAGCCCGTGATGGGATGACAATGGTAGTAGTCACCCACGAAGTTGGATTCGCTCGTGAAGTCGCCGATCGAGTTATTTTAATGGATAGCGGTTCCCTCGTTGAGTCAGCTACCCCTGACGCATTTTTCAGCAACCCCAAAGAAGAAAGAATACGCAAATTTTTGTCGCAAATTCTCTAA
- the bchL gene encoding ferredoxin:protochlorophyllide reductase (ATP-dependent) iron-sulfur ATP-binding protein, which produces MKLAVYGKGGIGKSTTSCNISVALAKRGKKVLQIGCDPKHDSTFTLTGFLIPTIIDTLQEKDYHYEDVWPEDVIYKGYGGVDCVEAGGPPAGAGCGGYVVGETVKLLKELNAFDEYDVILFDVLGDVVCGGFAAPLNYADYCLIVTDNGFDALFAANRIAASVREKARTHPLRLAGLIGNRTSKRDLIEKYIEAVPMPVLEVLPLIEDIRVSRVKGKTLFEMAEQDPSLDYVCDYYLNIADQILARPEGVVPNDTPDRELFSLLSDFYLNPGKPQVPNSEEELDLMIV; this is translated from the coding sequence GTGAAACTAGCAGTCTACGGAAAAGGTGGTATCGGTAAATCCACAACTAGCTGTAACATATCCGTCGCCCTAGCTAAACGTGGCAAGAAAGTGCTGCAAATTGGCTGCGACCCAAAACATGACAGCACCTTCACCCTGACTGGGTTTTTGATTCCCACAATTATCGACACCCTTCAAGAAAAAGATTATCACTACGAAGATGTCTGGCCGGAAGATGTGATCTATAAAGGCTACGGTGGTGTGGATTGCGTAGAAGCTGGTGGCCCACCTGCGGGTGCTGGATGTGGCGGCTACGTCGTTGGCGAGACCGTAAAATTACTTAAAGAACTCAACGCCTTTGATGAGTACGATGTAATTCTTTTTGACGTTCTGGGTGACGTAGTTTGTGGTGGTTTTGCAGCACCACTCAACTATGCAGATTACTGCCTGATTGTTACAGACAACGGCTTTGATGCTCTGTTTGCAGCTAATCGAATCGCTGCTTCAGTCCGCGAAAAAGCCCGAACTCACCCACTGCGTCTAGCTGGGTTGATTGGCAATCGCACCTCCAAGCGCGACTTGATTGAAAAATATATAGAAGCTGTGCCAATGCCAGTTTTGGAAGTTTTACCTTTGATTGAAGATATCCGTGTTTCCCGTGTGAAAGGTAAAACTTTGTTTGAGATGGCAGAGCAAGATCCTTCCCTAGACTACGTTTGCGACTACTATCTCAACATCGCCGACCAAATTCTAGCGCGTCCCGAAGGTGTTGTACCTAACGACACACCAGATCGGGAGTTGTTCTCTTTGTTATCCGATTTTTATCTAAATCCGGGTAAACCCCAGGTTCCTAATTCAGAAGAGGAACTAGACTTGATGATTGTATAA